Proteins found in one Cellulomonas palmilytica genomic segment:
- a CDS encoding solute symporter family protein, translating to MSGLQGAAVLAAESETVGEPIVNIGIFALFVLVTLVIVFRASRNNKTAADYYAAGRSFTGPQNGTAIAGDYLSAASFLGICGAIALNGYDGFLYSIGFLVAWLVALLLVAELLRNTGRFTMADVLSFRLKQRPVRMAAALSTLAVVFFYLLAQMAGAGGLVALLLGIEGVAAQGVVIAVVGALMILYVLVGGMKGTTWVQIIKAVLLILGAGVMTLWVLAKFGFSLSEVMQGAVDAAGEGGEALLGPGKQYGASATSQLNFLSLALALVLGTAGLPHVLMRFYTVPSAKEARRSVVWAIWLIGIFYLFTLVLGYGAGALVGPETIKAAPGGVNSAAPLLAFELGGTVLLGVISAVAFATILAVVAGLTITAATSFAHDIYANVIKRGQVRPDGEVRVARITVVAIGILAIIGGIFANGQNVAFLVALAFAVAASANLPTILYSLFWKRFNTSGALWSMYGGLISCVVLITFSPVVSGKVDPVTGESLSMIKDTSIDFHLIPLENPGLISIPLAFLLGIVGTYLSKEKPHPEKFAEMEVRSLTGAGAEKATVH from the coding sequence ATGAGCGGGCTCCAGGGGGCGGCGGTCCTCGCCGCCGAGTCCGAGACCGTCGGCGAGCCGATCGTCAACATCGGGATCTTCGCGCTGTTCGTCCTGGTGACGCTCGTCATCGTGTTCCGGGCGTCGCGCAACAACAAGACGGCGGCGGACTACTACGCCGCGGGACGCTCGTTCACCGGCCCGCAGAACGGGACCGCGATCGCGGGCGACTATCTCTCGGCCGCGTCCTTCCTGGGCATCTGCGGCGCGATCGCGCTCAACGGGTACGACGGCTTCCTGTACTCGATCGGCTTCCTGGTCGCGTGGCTCGTCGCACTCCTGCTCGTCGCCGAGCTGCTGCGCAACACGGGCCGGTTCACCATGGCGGACGTCCTGTCCTTCCGGCTCAAGCAGCGGCCGGTGCGGATGGCGGCGGCGCTGTCGACGCTCGCGGTCGTGTTCTTCTACCTGCTGGCCCAGATGGCCGGCGCGGGCGGGCTCGTCGCGCTGCTGCTCGGCATCGAGGGCGTGGCGGCGCAGGGCGTCGTCATCGCGGTCGTCGGCGCGCTCATGATCCTGTACGTGCTCGTCGGCGGCATGAAGGGCACCACCTGGGTGCAGATCATCAAGGCCGTCCTGCTCATCCTGGGCGCCGGCGTCATGACGCTGTGGGTGCTCGCGAAGTTCGGGTTCAGCCTGTCCGAGGTCATGCAGGGCGCGGTCGACGCCGCGGGCGAGGGCGGCGAGGCGCTGCTCGGCCCCGGCAAGCAGTACGGCGCGAGCGCCACCAGCCAGCTCAACTTCCTGTCGCTGGCCCTGGCGCTCGTCCTCGGCACCGCGGGCCTTCCGCACGTCCTCATGCGCTTCTACACGGTGCCGTCCGCCAAGGAGGCGCGGCGCTCGGTGGTGTGGGCGATCTGGCTGATCGGCATCTTCTACCTGTTCACGCTGGTGCTCGGCTACGGCGCGGGTGCGCTCGTCGGACCGGAGACGATCAAGGCCGCACCGGGCGGCGTGAACTCCGCGGCGCCGCTGCTCGCGTTCGAGCTGGGCGGGACGGTCCTGCTCGGCGTGATCTCGGCCGTCGCGTTCGCGACGATCCTGGCGGTCGTCGCGGGTCTGACGATCACCGCCGCGACGTCGTTCGCGCACGACATCTACGCGAACGTCATCAAGCGCGGCCAGGTGCGTCCCGACGGCGAGGTGCGCGTCGCGCGGATCACCGTCGTCGCGATCGGGATCCTGGCGATCATCGGCGGCATCTTCGCCAACGGGCAGAACGTCGCGTTCCTCGTCGCGCTCGCGTTCGCCGTCGCGGCGAGCGCGAACCTCCCGACGATCCTGTACTCGCTGTTCTGGAAGCGGTTCAACACGTCGGGCGCCTTGTGGAGCATGTACGGCGGTCTGATCTCGTGCGTCGTGCTCATCACGTTCTCGCCGGTGGTCTCCGGCAAGGTCGACCCCGTCACGGGCGAGAGCCTGTCGATGATCAAGGACACCTCGATCGACTTCCACCTGATCCCGCTGGAGAACCCGGGCCTGATCTCGATCCCGCTCGCGTTCCTCCTCGGCATCGTCGGGACGTACCTGTCGAAGGAGAAGCCGCACCCGGAGAA
- a CDS encoding DUF485 domain-containing protein: MIDEPPQTPYQVVQDSPDFQALRSRFRRFVFPMTALFLVWYFVYVLLANYAHDFMATKVWGNITVGLLFGLGQFVSTFAITMIYARWANDRQDPVAEDLRAKIEDGELGSGEHA; this comes from the coding sequence ATGATCGACGAACCACCGCAGACCCCGTACCAGGTGGTGCAGGACAGTCCTGACTTCCAGGCGTTGCGCAGCCGGTTCCGGCGCTTCGTCTTCCCCATGACCGCCCTGTTCCTGGTGTGGTACTTCGTCTACGTCCTGCTCGCGAACTACGCGCACGACTTCATGGCCACCAAGGTGTGGGGGAACATCACCGTCGGCCTGCTGTTCGGCCTCGGGCAGTTCGTCTCCACGTTCGCGATCACGATGATCTACGCGCGGTGGGCGAACGACCGGCAGGACCCGGTCGCCGAGGACCTGCGCGCGAAGATCGAGGACGGCGAGCTCGGGTCGGGTGAGCACGCATGA
- the polA gene encoding DNA polymerase I, with protein MAYRAFFALPVENFATSSGQPTNAVFGFTSMLANLLRDEQPTHVAVAFDLGRTTFRTEQYEAYKGTRDATPEPFRGQVDVIRRVLEPLHIPVITKERFEADDVLATLATQATAQGMQVLICTGDRDAFQLVRDDVTVLYPVRGVSELARMTPEAVTAKYGVPPERYSDLAALVGETSDNLPGVPGVGPKTAAKWLTQYDGLEGVVAAADRITGKAGESLRANLAQVQLNRQLNQLVTDLELPLGPEDLEARAWDRQALHTILDELEFRTLRDRLFAMLPDESSTSAVAVAAAALELAELEDGALGGWLAERSGTVLGLDVRGSGSPAGGDAWGVAVADADGRAAVVDLAEVGPADEQALAGWLSDESRGKVVHGAKVAAHALRGRGLTLAGVRSDTELAAYLCQPDRRAYDLPDLAIGYLHRELGEDEAAAGGQGALDLELDGTGEDRRAAVRAAAVRDLADVLASEVDDRGAAHLLRDVELPLQAVLVRMEGAGIAVDADWLHHLEREFDGEVTRAAQEAYAVIGREVNLGSPKQLQEVLFDQLQMPKTKRIKTGYTTDAAALTDLFARTQHPFLEHLLAHRDAIRLRQTVEGLQRSVAPDGRIHTTFQQTIAATGRLSSTDPNLQNIPIRTEAGRQIRRAFVVGAGYETLLTADYSQIEMRIMAHLSGDEGLIEAFRSGEDLHSYVGSRVFGVPTDAVTAAQRSKIKAMSYGLAYGLSSYGLSQQLSIEVSEAAELMKDYFARFGGVREYLTGVVDQARATGYTATILDRRRYLPDLTSDNRQRREAAERMALNAPIQGSAADLIKLAMLGVDAELRRRGLASRMLLQVHDELVVEVAPGERDEVEALVREQMAAADASLPDGRLDVPLDVSVGVGASWHEAGH; from the coding sequence ATGGCGTACCGGGCGTTCTTCGCGCTGCCGGTGGAGAACTTCGCGACGTCGTCGGGCCAGCCGACGAACGCGGTGTTCGGCTTCACGTCGATGCTCGCCAACCTGCTGCGCGACGAGCAGCCCACGCACGTCGCGGTGGCGTTCGACCTCGGGCGCACGACGTTCCGCACGGAGCAGTACGAGGCGTACAAGGGCACGCGCGACGCGACCCCGGAGCCGTTCCGCGGCCAGGTGGACGTCATCCGGCGCGTGCTGGAGCCGCTGCACATCCCGGTCATCACGAAGGAGCGGTTCGAGGCGGACGACGTGCTCGCGACGCTCGCGACGCAGGCGACCGCGCAGGGCATGCAGGTGCTCATCTGCACCGGCGACCGGGACGCGTTCCAGCTCGTGCGCGACGACGTCACGGTGCTCTACCCGGTGCGCGGTGTCTCCGAGCTCGCGCGCATGACGCCCGAGGCGGTCACGGCCAAGTACGGCGTCCCGCCCGAGCGCTACAGCGACCTCGCGGCTCTCGTCGGCGAGACCTCCGACAACCTGCCGGGCGTCCCCGGCGTCGGACCCAAGACCGCCGCCAAGTGGCTCACGCAGTACGACGGTCTCGAGGGGGTCGTCGCCGCGGCGGACAGGATCACCGGCAAGGCGGGGGAGTCGCTGCGGGCGAACCTCGCGCAGGTCCAGCTCAACCGGCAGCTCAACCAGCTCGTCACGGACCTCGAGCTGCCCCTGGGGCCCGAGGACCTCGAGGCGCGGGCGTGGGACCGCCAGGCGTTGCACACGATCCTCGACGAGCTCGAGTTCCGCACGCTGCGTGACCGCCTCTTCGCGATGCTCCCCGACGAGTCGAGCACGTCGGCGGTCGCCGTCGCGGCGGCGGCGCTCGAGCTCGCCGAGCTCGAGGACGGCGCCCTCGGGGGCTGGCTCGCGGAGCGCTCGGGGACCGTGCTCGGCCTCGACGTGCGCGGGTCGGGCTCGCCCGCGGGCGGCGACGCGTGGGGTGTCGCGGTCGCGGACGCCGACGGTCGCGCCGCCGTGGTGGACCTCGCCGAGGTGGGGCCCGCCGACGAGCAGGCGCTCGCCGGCTGGCTCTCCGACGAGTCGCGCGGCAAGGTCGTGCACGGTGCCAAGGTCGCGGCGCACGCGCTGCGCGGTCGCGGGCTGACGCTCGCCGGCGTGCGGTCGGACACCGAGCTCGCCGCGTACCTGTGCCAGCCCGACCGGCGCGCGTACGACCTGCCGGACCTCGCGATCGGGTACCTGCACCGTGAGCTCGGCGAGGACGAGGCCGCTGCGGGCGGCCAGGGTGCGCTCGACCTCGAGCTCGACGGCACGGGGGAGGACCGTCGGGCCGCGGTCCGCGCGGCGGCGGTCCGGGACCTCGCCGACGTGCTCGCCTCCGAGGTGGACGACCGCGGGGCGGCGCACCTGCTGCGCGACGTGGAGCTGCCGCTGCAGGCCGTGCTGGTGCGCATGGAGGGTGCCGGCATCGCGGTCGACGCGGACTGGCTGCACCACCTCGAGCGCGAGTTCGACGGCGAGGTCACGCGCGCCGCGCAGGAGGCGTACGCGGTGATCGGGCGCGAGGTGAACCTGGGGTCGCCCAAGCAGCTCCAGGAGGTGCTGTTCGACCAGCTCCAGATGCCGAAGACGAAGCGCATCAAGACGGGCTACACGACGGACGCCGCGGCGCTGACGGACCTGTTCGCGCGCACGCAGCACCCCTTCCTCGAGCACCTGCTCGCGCACCGTGACGCGATCCGCCTGCGGCAGACGGTGGAGGGCCTGCAGCGGTCGGTGGCGCCCGACGGCCGGATCCACACGACGTTCCAGCAGACGATCGCCGCGACGGGGCGTCTGTCGTCGACGGACCCGAACCTGCAGAACATCCCGATCCGCACCGAGGCGGGCCGGCAGATCCGGCGGGCGTTCGTGGTCGGCGCGGGGTACGAGACGCTGCTGACGGCGGACTACTCGCAGATCGAGATGCGGATCATGGCGCACCTGTCGGGCGACGAGGGTCTCATCGAGGCGTTCCGCTCGGGCGAGGACCTGCACAGCTACGTCGGGTCGCGCGTGTTCGGCGTGCCGACCGACGCGGTGACGGCCGCGCAGCGCTCGAAGATCAAGGCCATGTCCTACGGGTTGGCGTACGGGCTCTCGTCGTACGGCCTGTCGCAGCAGCTCTCGATCGAGGTGTCCGAGGCCGCCGAGCTCATGAAGGACTACTTCGCGCGCTTCGGCGGCGTGCGCGAGTACCTCACGGGCGTCGTCGACCAGGCGCGTGCGACGGGGTACACCGCGACGATCCTCGACCGCCGGCGCTACCTGCCGGACCTCACGAGCGACAACCGGCAGCGCCGGGAGGCGGCCGAGCGCATGGCGCTCAACGCGCCGATCCAGGGCAGCGCGGCCGACCTCATCAAGCTGGCGATGCTCGGGGTGGATGCCGAGCTGCGCCGCCGAGGCCTGGCCTCGCGGATGCTCCTGCAGGTCCACGACGAGCTCGTCGTCGAGGTTGCCCCGGGCGAGCGGGACGAGGTCGAGGCGCTCGTCCGTGAGCAGATGGCGGCGGCCGACGCGTCGCTGCCCGACGGTCGGCTCGATGTCCCCCTCGACGTGAGCGTCGGCGTCGGAGCGAGCTGGCACGAGGCGGGTCACTGA